The Haloplanus salinarum genome includes a region encoding these proteins:
- the glnA gene encoding type I glutamate--ammonia ligase, with protein sequence MTDETAAADGGLTAEEQDVIDEIDEENVDFLRLQFTDILGTVKNVSVPASQAEKAFTEGIYFDGSSIDGFVRIQESDMRLDPDPSTFAILPWRDDEEGATARLICDVIDTSTGEPFSGDPRGVLKSAIERANEMGYEVNMAPEPEFFLFEEDEDGRATTVTNDAGGYFDLAPKDLAGDVRRDIIYGLESMGFDIEASHHEVAQGQHEINFTYDDALSTADNVATFRAVVRAIAAEHDLHATFMPKPIARINGSGMHTHMSLFTTDGENAFHDGDDEFNLSDTAKSYLAGILEHAPAITAIADPTVNSYKRLVPGYEAPVYVAWSDRNRSALIRKPAARVPAASRIELRSPDPSCNPYLAFAAMIHAGLDGIERDLDCPEPVRENIYEFDEEKREEYGITTLPSNLGEAVAALEEDEVIQNALGDHVSEKFVEAKSQEFGEYIVEVSDWEIDRYLEKF encoded by the coding sequence ATGACGGACGAAACTGCGGCGGCTGACGGCGGTTTGACGGCGGAAGAACAGGACGTCATCGACGAGATCGACGAGGAGAACGTCGACTTCCTCCGGCTCCAGTTCACCGACATCCTCGGAACGGTGAAGAACGTCTCGGTCCCGGCGAGCCAGGCGGAGAAGGCGTTCACGGAGGGCATCTACTTCGACGGATCCTCCATCGACGGCTTCGTCCGCATCCAGGAGTCGGACATGCGGCTCGACCCCGACCCGTCGACGTTCGCGATCCTCCCGTGGCGCGACGACGAGGAGGGCGCGACCGCCCGCCTCATCTGTGACGTGATCGATACGTCGACCGGGGAGCCGTTCTCGGGCGACCCGCGTGGCGTCCTCAAAAGCGCCATCGAGCGGGCGAACGAGATGGGCTACGAGGTCAACATGGCGCCCGAGCCCGAGTTCTTCCTGTTCGAGGAGGACGAGGACGGCCGCGCGACGACCGTCACCAACGACGCCGGTGGGTACTTCGACCTCGCGCCGAAGGACCTCGCCGGCGACGTCCGGCGGGACATCATCTACGGGCTGGAGAGCATGGGCTTCGACATCGAGGCCTCGCACCACGAGGTCGCCCAGGGTCAACACGAGATCAACTTCACGTACGACGACGCGCTGTCGACCGCCGACAACGTCGCCACCTTCCGTGCGGTCGTCCGCGCCATCGCGGCCGAGCACGACCTCCACGCGACGTTCATGCCCAAGCCCATCGCACGGATCAACGGCTCGGGGATGCACACCCACATGTCGCTGTTCACGACGGACGGCGAGAACGCCTTCCACGACGGCGACGACGAGTTCAACCTGAGCGACACGGCCAAGAGCTACCTCGCCGGCATCCTCGAGCACGCCCCGGCCATCACGGCCATCGCCGACCCGACGGTCAACTCCTACAAGCGGCTGGTTCCGGGGTACGAAGCGCCCGTCTACGTCGCCTGGTCCGACCGCAACCGCTCGGCGCTCATCCGCAAGCCCGCGGCGCGCGTGCCCGCGGCCTCCCGGATCGAGCTCCGGTCGCCGGACCCGTCCTGTAACCCCTACCTCGCCTTCGCGGCCATGATCCACGCCGGCCTCGACGGCATCGAGCGCGACCTCGACTGCCCGGAGCCGGTTCGGGAGAACATCTACGAGTTCGACGAGGAGAAACGCGAGGAGTACGGCATCACGACCCTGCCCTCGAACCTCGGCGAGGCCGTCGCCGCCCTCGAGGAGGACGAAGTCATCCAGAACGCCCTCGGCGACCACGTCTCCGAGAAGTTCGTCGAGGCCAAATCCCAGGAGTTCGGCGAGTACATCGTCGAGGTCTCCGACTGGGAGATCGACCGCTACCTCGAGAAGTTCTGA
- a CDS encoding phosphatase PAP2 family protein: MSLPARVADRGVGETAVVETLPEAVVALAGLVTRLGDPLTLFVLVVGAYLLANRLDVDAPRMAAALGLALGAFTLTLALKHAFALPRPPGAGVDGYGFPSGHALGATVVYGALVALLPARRRSRTLVAAAGTLVALVALSRVVIGVHYLVDVVAGVAAGLAFLAATLRLGPGVVPERVTVADTRRVFGVAVGVGVVAVAVAVVKDTVVAVAAAGGGLIGWHLAADRVVAAPDSTRRLVASLAVLPAVAAVVALVLEGGVSLPATAGIAGGVVALLLALPGLIALR; encoded by the coding sequence ATGTCGCTCCCCGCCCGCGTCGCCGACCGGGGTGTGGGCGAGACGGCCGTCGTCGAGACGCTGCCCGAGGCCGTCGTCGCGCTCGCCGGCCTCGTGACCCGTCTCGGCGATCCGCTGACGCTGTTCGTCCTCGTCGTCGGTGCCTACCTGCTGGCGAACCGACTCGACGTCGACGCCCCCCGGATGGCCGCCGCCCTCGGCCTCGCGCTCGGCGCCTTCACGCTCACGCTCGCGCTCAAACACGCCTTCGCGCTCCCCCGCCCGCCCGGTGCGGGGGTCGACGGCTACGGCTTCCCGAGCGGCCACGCCCTCGGGGCGACCGTCGTCTACGGCGCCCTGGTCGCCCTGCTCCCGGCCCGGCGGCGCTCGCGCACGCTCGTGGCGGCCGCCGGCACGCTCGTCGCCCTGGTCGCGCTCTCCCGGGTCGTCATCGGCGTCCACTACCTCGTCGACGTCGTCGCCGGCGTCGCCGCCGGCCTCGCCTTCCTCGCCGCGACCCTCCGCCTCGGGCCCGGCGTCGTCCCCGAGCGGGTGACCGTCGCCGACACCCGCCGCGTCTTCGGCGTCGCCGTCGGCGTCGGCGTCGTCGCCGTCGCCGTCGCCGTCGTCAAGGACACCGTGGTCGCCGTCGCCGCCGCCGGGGGCGGACTCATCGGCTGGCATCTCGCCGCCGACCGGGTCGTCGCCGCGCCCGACTCCACGCGGCGCCTCGTCGCCTCGCTCGCCGTCCTGCCCGCCGTCGCCGCCGTCGTCGCCCTCGTCCTCGAGGGCGGCGTCTCGCTCCCCGCCACGGCGGGCATCGCCGGCGGCGTCGTGGCGCTGTTGCTCGCGCTTCCGGGACTGATTGCCCTCCGCTGA
- a CDS encoding YihY/virulence factor BrkB family protein produces the protein MSARLARSLAVARAVAGEVRDRDVSTLAASIAYYAFVSVLPLLVLATLVATTVGGPSLRTAVVDLAGRYLLPVGRGLVGDALANTTGQGGVTLVGVALLLWSSLKLFRGVDTAFARIYGTTPRGFLGSVRAGVTSLVAVGVGAFGGIALIGAVAVLRLPVASVGAPLLFFAVLLAALFPVYYVTPAVDLSPREAVPGALLGALGWALLGTAFALYAAIATTSGRFAVYGVLGAVLLLVTWFYLAGMVLLVGATLNAVLAGRTTAPNRQVQHPRGRDDVTTAMTGDDTRRDAEPSPAPDIEDLAERVEAVRADLDAFEADVEDRTVDRPELEDDLKAYVRRRMRRGHARGWGPYLVLLYGTIMTLGAFYLLSDLIALVAMIVIFLSTLGLYALFVLVGAGLSLLNTPGRALDAVRRFRR, from the coding sequence GTGTCCGCTCGACTCGCTCGGTCGCTCGCCGTCGCGCGCGCCGTCGCCGGCGAGGTTCGTGACCGGGACGTCTCCACGCTGGCCGCCAGCATCGCCTACTACGCCTTCGTCTCCGTGCTCCCCCTGCTCGTGCTTGCGACCCTCGTCGCGACGACGGTCGGCGGCCCGTCGCTTCGGACGGCCGTCGTCGACCTCGCCGGCCGGTATCTCCTCCCCGTCGGCCGGGGGCTCGTCGGCGACGCGCTGGCGAACACGACCGGCCAGGGCGGAGTCACCCTCGTCGGTGTCGCCCTCCTCCTCTGGAGTTCGCTCAAGCTCTTTCGCGGCGTCGACACCGCCTTCGCCCGGATCTACGGCACGACCCCCCGTGGCTTCCTCGGGAGCGTCCGTGCCGGCGTGACGTCCCTCGTCGCCGTCGGCGTCGGCGCCTTCGGCGGGATCGCCCTCATCGGCGCCGTCGCCGTCCTCCGCCTGCCCGTGGCGTCCGTCGGGGCTCCCCTGCTCTTTTTCGCCGTTCTCCTCGCCGCCCTCTTCCCGGTGTACTACGTGACGCCCGCGGTCGATCTCTCACCCCGCGAGGCCGTGCCCGGTGCCCTCCTCGGGGCGCTCGGCTGGGCGCTCCTCGGGACCGCCTTCGCGCTCTACGCCGCCATCGCGACGACGAGCGGTCGGTTCGCGGTCTACGGCGTTCTCGGTGCCGTCCTCCTGCTCGTGACGTGGTTCTACCTCGCGGGGATGGTGTTGCTCGTCGGCGCGACGCTCAACGCCGTCCTCGCGGGACGAACGACCGCCCCGAACCGGCAGGTACAACATCCGCGGGGCCGAGACGACGTGACGACGGCAATGACCGGAGACGACACGCGACGCGACGCGGAGCCCTCCCCGGCACCGGACATCGAGGACCTCGCCGAACGGGTCGAGGCGGTCCGTGCCGACCTGGACGCCTTCGAGGCCGACGTCGAGGATCGGACGGTCGACCGGCCGGAACTGGAGGACGACCTGAAGGCGTACGTCCGTCGCCGGATGCGCCGCGGGCACGCCCGCGGCTGGGGCCCCTACCTCGTCCTCCTCTACGGGACGATCATGACCCTCGGCGCCTTCTACCTCCTCTCCGACCTGATCGCGCTGGTCGCGATGATCGTCATCTTCCTCTCGACGCTCGGCCTCTACGCGCTGTTCGTCCTCGTGGGCGCCGGGCTCTCCCTGCTGAACACGCCCGGCCGCGCGCTCGACGCCGTGCGTCGGTTCCGGCGCTGA
- a CDS encoding disulfide bond formation protein B: MAPADTRRRLALGTAIAAVATAGSLWFSLGLGLVPCTLCWYQRILMYPLVVVLGVAALDRRPDVYRTALPLALPGLGLAAYHSVLQATTARCTLAGPCAAVQWRAPVVGLTIPNLSLLAFSLLTLLLVATWLDGR, translated from the coding sequence GTGGCTCCCGCCGACACGCGGCGCCGACTGGCCCTCGGGACGGCCATCGCGGCAGTGGCGACGGCCGGTAGCCTCTGGTTCAGCCTCGGCCTCGGGCTGGTTCCCTGCACGCTGTGCTGGTACCAGCGGATCCTCATGTACCCGCTCGTCGTCGTCCTCGGGGTCGCGGCCCTCGACCGGCGGCCGGACGTCTACCGGACCGCGCTGCCGCTCGCGCTCCCCGGCCTCGGTCTCGCGGCGTACCACTCCGTCCTGCAGGCGACGACGGCACGGTGTACCCTCGCCGGGCCGTGTGCGGCCGTGCAGTGGCGGGCGCCCGTGGTCGGCCTCACCATCCCGAACCTCTCCCTGCTCGCCTTTAGCCTGCTCACGCTCCTGCTCGTCGCGACGTGGCTGGACGGGCGCTGA